The genomic DNA AATGTTACCGCAGAAATTGTCAATCTCTTCACTGAGCTCATGGCTAGGAAATATCTGAGTCAAGAGCACATTGTTGCACTGCATAACTTGTTCCAGGTTTGTGTAATTCTCTTCATAATCTTACAAAGTACAGAGCATGGCATTGTATAGTCGTACAAGTAGGCTTCCAGGATCATATCCTTTAGCTTAGTTTACCTTTTGAATTCCCCTGCCCAGATAAATTTGATTGGTTTGAACATTTAGTTTCCACCTGGCTCACTTCATTCTTATCACAATGCAGGTGTGCAGAAGTCATGTCTATGAGGGAAGCTCCAAGGCGCAAATGTTGGAGCAGAATGTTAAAAAGGTCGCGAGAAGCACCGATGACGTGCTTGCCTTGCTCTTTGGCTTGATGCTGAACCAGTGCACGGAGTCTGGCGTGGTTCAACCGGAGCAGCAGAGACTCCTCCGTGCGATTGATCTGTTTGTCCAGGAGTCGAGCGGGAGAGAACAACGTTAAGGCCAACCAGCTTGTGTACATGTTGTTCAGTGAATCTGATACTTCTTGCTCTACGTTTTAAACCAAGTTGATATTCCAAACGGGGAAAGCAATCCCTGTTTTGAAAGGCTGCGCAATTTTCCTGCGAGAGGAGGGGACAAGCGCCGTAAGTTGCATACAAGTTTTGGTGTAGGAGAGGAATGTACATGTGATGTGAATAGATAGGATTGCATCATCCTTCTGGCCTGAAACAGCAACAACCATTAACGCTCTTCTTTATATGCATGGGAGGACTAAGGCCCCAGGCGATGAACTGGTGATTATTTTTGTTCACGGGCTTTCCCATTCAAGTTTCTTTCGCGATTCTGGCATTCCATCCCTTCACCTCACGAGTTTTCAGGATTGCGTTTCTATTTCCGGTTATGCTTTTTCTGccttcaaaaaataaaaaaaaaattgtactgTATTAATACCACTGACGTTTAATATCGCAGTTGTGGACAAATAACTGGTATTGGAATAATTTTGCCATAGTAGGTACTCCTATTCAACTGCCATTAAAAATTGTACTTAGATTCTCTTCATACTGCTATGGTTTTCTGTCCCCTAGCAAATGTCTAGGGAAAAATCTTTTTCTAACAAATTGTTGCTGGAAGGATACCCTATGTCCACTAGCAAAAGTAACTTGTTTAGTCATTTGGGACGTGTTTGGTTAATAATAACATCTAGCTTACTATAGTGTTGAATATAATGAAAACTTTGATTCCCTACCATGtaccatctgtacaattagtacGATCAAATAGCAATTTAAAAACCATGGCATTAGAGATCATTGTATTATGTAGAatctaaaaaataaataatatttttttatgatcTCAAACTTCAGGAACATGGTTTTCAATCAAATTTAGTAAACTCTGAAATCAACAACCAGGCTGCAAGACCTGCGGGGCCCATCCATCAGCGTCACACAACAGAGCGGGGCGAAGTCTTCTCATAGAGGGACTCACACCCATTGACGTGTGGGCTCTAGCACGAGCGGACCCGCACGTCAGTGACCCAGTACCTCTGGAGTAGAGTCCCCAGGCACCTCTGCTCCGCTGCCCCCGCGGCCCCACCACCACacactcctctctctccaaaacCCTGCGCCCTTCGTcgtcatttaaaaaaaaacaagaaaaaccCGCACTGTTCTtcgtcccctcccctccctccccaacGGGAGAGAATCCGATCGAAATGCAGCCGCCCCCGCGGACCCCCGTTGCGCCGCGGGCGTCGACCCCTCGCCGGGGCATGCCGCCGTCGCTGCTCAGCCCGTCCTACTCCCGGCGCGCgttccccgccaccgccgcctccgccgccgccgccgcctccgccgccagcgACCTAGACGCCGCCGAGCGCCCCTGCGTACGTACGCCCTTCGGCCACGCTATGCTGCTAGGGCGCGTGTAACTTTTTCTCTCCCCCCCCACCCTCCTTCCTTGGCCGAGACGCGTGTGCCCTAACGCGATTGAGTGGCTGGGCGCCCGCCCGCCTGCATTTCTGGTGTTCAGGTCACGATGTTCGAGTGGTGGCTGACGAGAGTGGAAGGGGACGACCGGAAGATCGCCGTCGGGGGCTTATTTGAAAGGTGAGCATTTCTTCAGGGGGGGGGGGCACCTTCGTGTGAGGCTTAATATTTTAGAAATCGTGCTGCTTGTGTACGTATTTAACAGGgctgcttttcttttttcagagtGTGAGGCCTTGATTCTTTCATTTGCTGATAAAAACAGTTATCTGTTGCTCGCTTCTGACAGGAACCAAACAGTCCAGGAGTTCGCTCCTGCAACCATTACAAAGCGCTATGAGACTTGTGTTGTTGAAACTGAAGATGGAATTGTACTTCTCATCCGTGGCTCACTCAATGTTTCGCGAACGATCGCCAATGGATATTCGAGTAAGGTATGCACATCctgttttgtgtttcttgtttcaaGTACCAGTTGAATGTCCATTTGGCCAATTTTGAATTGACTGCTGTGTCAAAGACCATGTTCTATCATTTGCTTTCTCCATCTATCCTGTGATTCTATTTCTGTATTCCTATGGAAAGCTGACTGCAACTTATTCTAGACTTGAGCAATATCTTACTATCTAAAAGATATCATCTACCAAAAGTTGTGTTTGGTTGATAACTTTTGCCGGAATTCATGTCCATAAAAGATCATTAGGCATGCACTGCGCTTATGAATGCCTTGGTCTTGGCTGCCAACCGTGCATGCAGGTCTGTGAAAACTTCATGATCGGATTTCCATGCTGGTGGCAAAGTTGCAACCTGCTTTATCCCAAGGAGACAGGCACTGGCAACTCAGAAGTGGATTCAACTCGATTTTACTTGGAGAAATTTCAACTGGGGGAACGCTTCCATTCACATGGAACATCTTTGCTCAGCGAACTTCTTAACAGTGTTAGGAGTTACTCACGCAATGATGCTGCCTTCCAAAAATCTTCGCATTTGCCAAATGGAGCACCAAGATTTGAGGAATACACTGGTGATGGTGATATTGCTATAAATGAAAATGCTGCTGCCTCAAATGACGACAGAGAAAGACATGAAGCTGCATGTAATGAGGTGTATAATGTGGATATGCACATGACTGCATGCAGAGCTTTAAGAGAAAGAGATGGTGGTTACATTGATACTCATGCATCTTTAGTGCTCACTGTGGAGTGTCCTAATGATGCAGCCAATAAAGAAGCAGACAGTGCTACACCCACGAGTACATGTAAGAGCAGATTTTTTAGATGTTGCTCATATTTTCTCCTCCCCTAGCTATATTTCATCTCACTGATGTTTCTAATACGATGTTTGTTTGTCCTTATTTACAATGTTTAGGTGATCAGAGAAAAGCACAGCAtgttgcactgagtaagaaggcAGCATCTAAACAAAATGAAGATGTGCCAACTTCGGTTTGTTTAGATGTGCAAAACTCCTATCTTCCAAATAGAACGCCAAGGTTTGAGGAATACACTTGTGATGGTGATATTGCAACAAATGAAAATGCTGCTGCCTCAAATGATGATAGAGAAAGAGATGAAGCTGTATGTAATGAGGTGGATAATGTGGAAATACACTTGACTGTTGACAGAGCTTTAACAGAAAGAGATGATGGTGATATTGATATTAATGCATCTTTAGTGCTTACAATGGAGTGTACTAATGATGCTAGTAATGAAGAGGCAGACAATGCTCTATCCACAAGTACGTGTAAGAGGAGATTATTAGGCTGTTCATATTTCCCCTTCTACAACAAATAATTCATTTCACTCGTATTTCTAATAGCGTTTGTGTCCCCCTTAATTTAGGTGATCAGAGAACTCCAGTGATTTCATTGAAGACTCAAGGTTGTTGGGAAAAAACTGGCCACGTGGCATTGAATAAGAAGGCAGCAGTAGATGAAGGAATGCCAACTTCTGTTTGTCTAGATGTGCAAAACTCTTCCTATCTGTCAAATGAGACAACAAGACTTGAGAAAAACACTTGCATTGGTGACACTCCAACAAATGAAGGTGCTGCTGCTTTGAATGATAATAGTGAAAGATGCACATCTGTACTTGAGGAGGTGAATAGCGTTGAAACAAGCTTCATTGTGGGCAGCGTTACAAGAGAAAGAGGTCATGATGATGTTGCTACCAATGTTTCTTTAACTCCTACAGTGGAATGTACCAATGATGCAGTCAATGAAGGGGTGGACAATACTTCACTCTTAGGTACATGTAACTATTTAACAGCAGATATTTTCTCCTAGGAATTCAATGATGTTTCTAATAGAGTGTTTTCCCATAATTTAGGTTGTAAAACAACTCCAGTGGCTTCTTTGAAGAGTCAAGGTTGCCAGGAAAAACAGCAACACATACCTTCAAATGAGAAGGTAGTTAACTTCAGTTTATTCAGATGTGTGGTAACCGGAGAAAAGAGGGTTTTACCTTTAAAATACCCTCAAAAAGTGTCAATGAATCAATCAGTGTTTGAACTTCATTTCTCTAATGTAGTTTGACATACTGGTACACAAAAGGCCCTGCTTGGCACAGCTCACTTGACCTTTACACGGATTAAGAAGAACCTGTGCGAATTGGTAGGGTTCAGCAGCAGCGTATCAGTAAGCAGATTCCAGGAATGGACTAACTTGAATCTGCTTTTCACCAGCTTTTCCATTAAATGGTTTCTGCACAATCAcaagccgtgccaaagagggCCAAAGTAGTGTTATGTTGGATGGTTATTTGATGTAATGGAATCATTGGCATAACTTTAACAAGTATAACAGTGATACTGACCCACTGATAGATCTTTAAACAAAAACGTTATCGCACAATCAACAGTTCAGCATAAAGGATCATCTTTATCGAAGCCACTTCAAAGTTTTAGCACATTAAATGCTTATCATGGCATGTCTTCTGTGTTGTATGCCCCTTATGTTTATTGATAAATCATTTGCACATCACACAATCTTTGTAGCATTACTGAATTAGTAGGACTGTAGGACTAAGAAGATTGCAGTTGATATCTTTATACAAGGCAATGCCCTGTAGACATTTATGTGCACATCTTTATGTAGCAACATGTTTCCACATTAATATCAAAGTATTAACATAATTAAGGAATTGACTAGACTGGTGTAAACATCACATATAAGATGTTCATCTTAAAACCACTAATTATGGTCCACAAAATCTCAAGCATGCTAGGTAAGAGGCATCTTGCAGTATTTTATATGTTCATGACTTGTTGTACTTATACTATTTGTGTTACTCATGGTGACAGGTTTGTATTTAGCATATTTCAGCTTGTTATCTTATTTGTGTTGCTCATTTTATTTATGCATGCATAACAAAGTTGATTGATCTATGCCTTGGATAGCAGCCTTCAGGCCCGCCAAAGAAGCAAAGGTCTGCACTTGAAAAGTTGCGGGGTGCTACAAGATCTCCATTGACCAGCCCAGTTCCATATGTAAGTGCAATAGTTCGTTTTTTTGTAAAGAACTTTAGAAAGTTAATGATTGCAAGCGTTAGCTTTCCGCAGTTGTAACTTGCTGATGGCATATAGATCTATAACACTCCTGTTTGGTTTGTGGAATTGGACTGGATGAATAGTATTGAGGCTCCAATTTGATTCCATGTGGAAACATAAATGGGCTCCAATGCAATTATATTGTTTGGTTAGCAGGGAATAATGTCAAAGCGAAATTTAACCAAGTCAGTTCCATCTGCTGTTTGATTGCCTGCTCTGAAAAATCCAATCCCACAAAGAACAGCTTGCTGTTTTGCCGCCAGGCCTTGAACGTGAAACTCCATCACAGCCGTGTCATGAATGCACTAGAGTGGCATTGGCATGCAGGCATAGAAGGGGGGTGGAGCCAGATGGTCCTCCCTGGCACGCTCCGCCATAACATTTGGTCAGTGTTGGCTCACTTGCCATTCGTCAACAATGGCCTGGCCTCACTCCACTAGCTCCATATTGGCTCCATGCCATATTTGTTAGCCTAGCTCCTCACTGGATCCATATCCAATTCTGCaaaccaaacagggcctaattcATTTGCTTGAGATCGGGCTGTCACAAAAGTGTCCTTATATTTCAAGTACATATTTTTATGATATTTATTTGAAGTTAAAAAGTTTTGTTGGGACCTTATGTTGGTAGCGTGAGATTGATATTTATATGTATTTATTGCAATGTTTCTTTAGGCCCATGACTCTCCGCTTACCCGTGGTAGGACCACGTCATTGTCAATGTCCACACCTGAATCTCTCAAACTGAGAAAAACCAGATCGGGTATGTCTTTGATTGTTTCAGTCTGCAGCTTCATATCATATATTCATTATACTAAAGAAATGGAAATTCTATTTCAGGTCGTGTAGTAGTACCCACATTGGATAAAGGATGTCAAAGGATTGTCTATGACAtggttagtattttttttaatgtttccAAGATTAGCTACTCTAACAGATGCTATGTTTTAACAGATAGGCTCAGAAAGATATAAATATGCTATACCTTAAACTAGAGCAAATTAACAC from Setaria italica strain Yugu1 chromosome VII, Setaria_italica_v2.0, whole genome shotgun sequence includes the following:
- the LOC101765084 gene encoding uncharacterized protein LOC101765084 isoform X2, which codes for MQPPPRTPVAPRASTPRRGMPPSLLSPSYSRRAFPATAASAAAAASAASDLDAAERPCVTMFEWWLTRVEGDDRKIAVGGLFERNQTVQEFAPATITKRYETCVVETEDGIVLLIRGSLNVSRTIANGYSSKVCENFMIGFPCWWQSCNLLYPKETGTGNSEVDSTRFYLEKFQLGERFHSHGTSLLSELLNSVRSYSRNDAAFQKSSHLPNGAPRFEEYTGDGDIAINENAAASNDDRERHEAACNEVYNVDMHMTACRALRERDGGYIDTHASLVLTVECPNDAANKEADSATPTSTCDQRKAQHVALSKKAASKQNEDVPTSVCLDVQNSYLPNRTPRFEEYTCDGDIATNENAAASNDDRERDEAVCNEVDNVEIHLTVDRALTERDDGDIDINASLVLTMECTNDASNEEADNALSTSDQRTPVISLKTQGCWEKTGHVALNKKAAVDEGMPTSVCLDVQNSSYLSNETTRLEKNTCIGDTPTNEGAAALNDNSERCTSVLEEVNSVETSFIVGSVTRERGHDDVATNVSLTPTVECTNDAVNEGVDNTSLLGCKTTPVASLKSQGCQEKQQHIPSNEKPSGPPKKQRSALEKLRGATRSPLTSPVPYAHDSPLTRGRTTSLSMSTPESLKLRKTRSGRVVVPTLDKGCQRIVYDMDGAIVGVVGLDSPSPKGSKLETNARKKKNAEPAVAASYKLKTYARKKRRAE
- the LOC101765084 gene encoding uncharacterized protein LOC101765084 isoform X3, translated to MQPPPRTPVAPRASTPRRGMPPSLLSPSYSRRAFPATAASAAAAASAASDLDAAERPCVTMFEWWLTRVEGDDRKIAVGGLFERNQTVQEFAPATITKRYETCVVETEDGIVLLIRGSLNVSRTIANGYSSKVCENFMIGFPCWWQSCNLLYPKETGTGNSEVDSTRFYLEKFQLGERFHSHGTSLLSELLNSVRSYSRNDAAFQKSSHLPNGAPRFEEYTGDGDIAINENAAASNDDRERHEAACNEVYNVDMHMTACRALRERDGGYIDTHASLVLTVECPNDAANKEADSATPTSTCDQRKAQHVALSKKAASKQNEDVPTSVCLDVQNSYLPNRTPRFEEYTCDGDIATNENAAASNDDRERDEAVCNEVDNVEIHLTVDRALTERDDGDIDINASLVLTMECTNDASNEEADNALSTSDQRTPVISLKTQGCWEKTGHVALNKKAAVDEGMPTSVCLDVQNSSYLSNETTRLEKNTCIGDTPTNEGAAALNDNSERCTSVLEEVNSVETSFIVGSVTRERGHDDVATNVSLTPTVECTNDAVNEGVDNTSLLGCKTTPVASLKSQGCQEKQQHIPSNEKFDILVHKRPCLAQLT
- the LOC101765084 gene encoding uncharacterized protein LOC101765084 isoform X1, whose translation is MQPPPRTPVAPRASTPRRGMPPSLLSPSYSRRAFPATAASAAAAASAASDLDAAERPCVTMFEWWLTRVEGDDRKIAVGGLFERNQTVQEFAPATITKRYETCVVETEDGIVLLIRGSLNVSRTIANGYSSKVCENFMIGFPCWWQSCNLLYPKETGTGNSEVDSTRFYLEKFQLGERFHSHGTSLLSELLNSVRSYSRNDAAFQKSSHLPNGAPRFEEYTGDGDIAINENAAASNDDRERHEAACNEVYNVDMHMTACRALRERDGGYIDTHASLVLTVECPNDAANKEADSATPTSTCDQRKAQHVALSKKAASKQNEDVPTSVCLDVQNSYLPNRTPRFEEYTCDGDIATNENAAASNDDRERDEAVCNEVDNVEIHLTVDRALTERDDGDIDINASLVLTMECTNDASNEEADNALSTSDQRTPVISLKTQGCWEKTGHVALNKKAAVDEGMPTSVCLDVQNSSYLSNETTRLEKNTCIGDTPTNEGAAALNDNSERCTSVLEEVNSVETSFIVGSVTRERGHDDVATNVSLTPTVECTNDAVNEGVDNTSLLGCKTTPVASLKSQGCQEKQQHIPSNEKQPSGPPKKQRSALEKLRGATRSPLTSPVPYAHDSPLTRGRTTSLSMSTPESLKLRKTRSGRVVVPTLDKGCQRIVYDMDGAIVGVVGLDSPSPKGSKLETNARKKKNAEPAVAASYKLKTYARKKRRAE